The region GATTAGTCGTACGCCAAAACGTTCGAGAAGCGCACATCGATGTCCGGGTCGTTTCGTATCTTTAAATCAACGCAGCGCTTGCTGCGCTCTCTTCTCTCGAAAGGTACGTCGATGTCTAAGTCGATTCCTCTATCTCTGCTTTCTCTTCTCGCCGTGGGTGCTCTTGCTGCATGTGGGTCATCTGCGGAACCGGAGGAAGCCCCTGAATCCAGTACTTCTTCCGTTGTGGAGTCGACCGAGTCGAGTACGGAAACCACAACTTCTGAAATGCAGTCAGCAGAACCCGCAGCACAACAGCCGGTTGAAGAACCAGCAGCGCAGCAACTGAATGAAGAGCCACAAGGGGAGCGGCGCCAGGTCATCGAGACCATCTATGAGGAAACCTATCCGATGCCGGGTGATGGACTCTTCTACGATGAACCGGTAGTTGGCTTTACTGAGGCTCCTGGTCAAACCGAGCCCTACGAGATGAACAAGACGATTCGTGCCTGTGGTGATACGAGATTGCACCAGACCGGAACGACGTTCTTTACGGACGGTACTTCCGGCTGGACTGCGCAGTGCGCTGACGCGATGAGCTAACCCCCAGTCAACCGCCTACAACCTGTGACGTAGTGCACGAATCTAGATAAGATGTCCCTATCTCTTGTCCCTATCGGAAGGCCCCTACTTCGATGAGCATTCAGATTACTGAAGAGTTTGCTGCGGCACTCGATGCGATGAACTCCTGTCGCAATGTGCTGATTTCTGGCAAGGCGGGTACGGGTAAGTCGACTTTGTTGCGCACGTATCTGGACCAGGTAGGGGATAAGAACGTGCTGGTTACCGCGCCAACGGGTGTGGCAGCGCTCAACGTAGAGGGCTTTACCATCCACAAGGCGTTTGGTTTCCGGCCGGGGATGTTCCCGGAGGACATCGATAAGCGTGGTGGCCAGTGGAGGCCCAGCGCGCAGGTATGGGATGTGCTGAAGAAAGTCGATGTGCTGGTCGTGGACGAGGTGTCCATGGTGCGTGCGGATCTTTTCGACATGATGGACCGCGCGCTCAAGCGTATTCGTCACAACCAGCAAGCCTTCGGTGGGGTGCAGCTCATCCTGGTTGGCGACCTGCTGCAGCTGCCGCCTGTGGTCACCCAAGATGAGCAAGAGCTTTTCGATGCCCACTGGCCCAGCCCCTTCTTCTTCGATGCGCATTGCTACAGCGAGCTTGAGCTGGAAGACATCAACCTCACCCAGGTCTGGCGTCAGAAGGACCCGACGTTCCTCAATATCCTCAACGAGGTCCGCGAGGGTGCAGTGGGGCAGGAGTCGCTGGATCTGCTCAACGAATGCGTCGACGAGGACTTCGAAGCCCCGAACGACTGGGTGACGCTGACCTCTCGGAAGAGGACCGTTGCGGAAATCAACCAGGCGCAGTTGGATCGCCTGGATTCCGAGCAATTTACCCACACCGCTATACGCGCAGGCGAAGCCGACGACAGCTCCTTTAGTGGTACCGATGAACTCCACTACGCCGTCGGGGCGCGTGTGATGACGGTGATTAATGACCCGCAGGGGCGCTTCGTCAATGGCAGCTTCGGCGAGATTACTCGCGCGACCAGCACAGAAATCGATGTCCGCCTCGACGACACCGGTCAGACCGTCACCCTGCAACTGCATACCTGGGAAATCCGCCGACCGAACATGGAAGGCCGTCACCTTAGCAGCGAGGTCGTCGGAACGATTACGCAGTTCCCGGTGATTTTGGCCTGGGCCATTACGATTCACAAAGCCCAGGGCAAGACCATCCCGAAGTGCTTCATCTACCTCAAAGGCGGCACGACCACCGACGGACAGTTCTACGTCGCGCTCTCCCGTGCCGTCGACTTGGAGAACCTGCGTTTCAGCGCACCAGTCGAACCGCGCCACATCCGCGCCAACAATGCACTAGTTCGCAAGGTTCGCCGCGAGGTCGCCACCGGCGTGGACAATAGTCGCGTCGTCTTCCTTTCCTTCGACGGCGTGAACTTCCGCGTCAGTGAACATATCGCGCGTATTCACGCGGTCATCTACCAGGATGGCCAGCGCGTTGCGGACTTCGGCAGCTGGATCAACCCCATGGCTGACCTGGGTAAGTTCGGCGAGGTCAACAACATCCCTGCCGGCGGCTTAGCGATGGCACCTTCCCTCGCCGATTTCTGGCCTCTGCTGCTGCGCCAGGCCCAAGGTGGCATCGTCGTCGGCGACCGGCTTGCCATGCTCGAGCGCGCCGTTCGCCACCAAGAACGCGGCATGCAGGTTGCACTCGGCGTGGGCTACGACGCCGACGACTTCGACGTTGACCTCAGCGGTACCGTTGAGGAACGCTGCGCACAGCTTGCGCAGGCGTACGAAAACGGCCTCATCAATCCCACCCGCGGCCAGGTTGTTCCGCCCGCAGATGTGGATGCTGAGGGTGCGGTGTGGGTGCCGGGGTGGGCATCGCAAAGCAGCATGCTTCTCGATGCCACCCACGCCACCGATTCCGACCATGCCTGGGCTGCGATGTCGGGTGCGGAACGCCACCCGGAAA is a window of Corynebacterium camporealensis DNA encoding:
- a CDS encoding AAA family ATPase: MSIQITEEFAAALDAMNSCRNVLISGKAGTGKSTLLRTYLDQVGDKNVLVTAPTGVAALNVEGFTIHKAFGFRPGMFPEDIDKRGGQWRPSAQVWDVLKKVDVLVVDEVSMVRADLFDMMDRALKRIRHNQQAFGGVQLILVGDLLQLPPVVTQDEQELFDAHWPSPFFFDAHCYSELELEDINLTQVWRQKDPTFLNILNEVREGAVGQESLDLLNECVDEDFEAPNDWVTLTSRKRTVAEINQAQLDRLDSEQFTHTAIRAGEADDSSFSGTDELHYAVGARVMTVINDPQGRFVNGSFGEITRATSTEIDVRLDDTGQTVTLQLHTWEIRRPNMEGRHLSSEVVGTITQFPVILAWAITIHKAQGKTIPKCFIYLKGGTTTDGQFYVALSRAVDLENLRFSAPVEPRHIRANNALVRKVRREVATGVDNSRVVFLSFDGVNFRVSEHIARIHAVIYQDGQRVADFGSWINPMADLGKFGEVNNIPAGGLAMAPSLADFWPLLLRQAQGGIVVGDRLAMLERAVRHQERGMQVALGVGYDADDFDVDLSGTVEERCAQLAQAYENGLINPTRGQVVPPADVDAEGAVWVPGWASQSSMLLDATHATDSDHAWAAMSGAERHPESVAEVEECAELLADWAISRGRWSEDMRDEVLNRAAAITNYPISIPAPLNDGPDVHTLLQPGTRVAFTGRNNLLDGPADDERLTEICEARNLEYKKAVSKSRCDVLVAGDISSMSRKAQNARAFGKPIIAQEDFENWWRSEQVPSQTVEANEPAPPREPEPVPYDAPSFDDLYDDLEVIEASSLTPGMRVAFRGSVVVEGHLFTHGPQLQALCADLGLEYKQAVTKTRCDVLVSDNLDATDGKTDLARRHNKPVVRTEDFTAWAAQKIAEQVAEANNANEEETVEEPVTPTLTNEDVMASIARPTGSDDSIASDEAGLDADVYDEDFGAALLEKAEELRDPMYPIKQEVKAAPYSPHPFNVDRQTALQQHQVAPYQQPAVPVPQPAHPAQREKSQARKYFNKFGISAFASALLFFGIGIGASTNTDDALIGIVAILWMVVSIVTIYFGVLAAIKAITKK